In one window of Macrotis lagotis isolate mMagLag1 chromosome 5, bilby.v1.9.chrom.fasta, whole genome shotgun sequence DNA:
- the LOC141489064 gene encoding G-protein coupled receptor 35-like has translation MGIQPLEVQLKAFNCSTMRSDFSQTVTRLYLSVILVLGTILNALALWVFCCRMRRWTETRVYMANLAGADCFLLLSLPLILYTMSQDHLEGFLCTVPQSIYLINNYMSIYIITAIAVDRYAAIQYPLRARMWHSPHQAAGTCALLWLLVICLISIPTAWKLDGSNFCFGKSQTRGFWTIVFSLVLFFIPLVVLIFCSVRILQNLFRKRAQVSVQNKRLICKALCVVSANLMTFTVCFLPQHVALLAKLLTEYLGASCPVLQLVITSIRVTSRLANANCCLDAMGYYFMAQEFQEEVGVVLDLPKFLQSHTQDNLDADLPDLPKGEKEEAASESAQALHSF, from the coding sequence ATGGGGATTCAGCCTTTGGAAGTTCAGCTGAAAGCATTCAACTGCAGTACCATGAGGAGTGACTTCTCCCAGACTGTCACCAGGCTGTACTTGTCTGTCATCCTGGTCCTGGGCACCATCCTCAATGCCCTGGCCCTGTGGGTGTTCTGCTGCCGGATGAGGAGGTGGACGGAGACCCGGGTATACATGGCCAACCTGGCTGGGGCAGACTGCTTCCTGCTGCTCAGCCTGCCCCTGATCTTATACACCATGAGCCAGGACCACTTGGAGGGCTTCCTGTGCACGGTCCCCCAGAGCATCTACCTGATCAACAATTATATGAGCATCTATATCATCACCGCCATCGCTGTGGATCGTTACGCTGCCATCCAGTATCCTTTGCGGGCCAGGATGTGGCACTCCCCCCATCAGGCTGCTGGCACCTGTGCCCTTCTCTGGCTGCTGGTCATCTGCCTGATTTCTATACCTACTGCCTGGAAGCTAGATGGCTCCAACTTTTGCTTTGGGAAGAGTCAGACTCGGGGTTTTTGGACGATTGTTTTCTCCTTGGTCCTGTTCTTCATCCCTCTCGTGGTTCTTATTTTCTGTTCTGTGCGAATACTCCAGAACCTGTTCAGGAAAAGGGCCCAGGTGTCAGTCCAGAACAAGAGGCTGATCTGCAAAGCTTTATGTGTGGTTTCAGCTAATCTTATGACCTTCACGGTCTGTTTCCTCCCACAGCACGTAGCTTTACTAGCCAAACTCCTGACTGAGTACCTGGGGGCCTCTTGTCCTGTTTTGCAGCTTGTGATAACTTCTATCAGGGTAACCTCCCGCCTTGCCAATGCCAACTGCTGCTTGGATGCCATGGGCTACTACTTCATGGCCCAAGAGTTCCAGGAAGAAGTAGGGGTGGTCTTAGACTTGCCCAAGTTCCTTCAGAGTCATACTCAAGATAACCTAGATGCTGACCTCCCAGACCTCCctaagggagaaaaggaggaggcaGCCTCAGAGAGTGCCCAAGCATTGCATTCCTTTTAA